From one Acidobacteriota bacterium genomic stretch:
- a CDS encoding methyltransferase domain-containing protein: MPADGFLKRLLGPRAATAPPENAPEVVGALFWLLLSRAPGEAEAREASRAIGSGQSAEVLVTRLISSPEFRLLHEARREGGTGGRDERSLEAGLSGLGDARAFVERCYLVVLGREADEGGRDYYVSRLADGGARADVLRALLRSDEFDERFTRICPQAGAIPRDIQLCELANPAKWDNPDWMKILRSLGEPADKISMHRKTYEFTQMLFGLERLGMLRPDATVVSVGAGHEKPLYWLANRVARVVATDMYEGEWQSSGAMEGDAHVIARPEDYAPFPYPAERLVFLKMDGRRLAFRDGTFDIAYSLSSIEHFGGVEAAWQAMDEMARVLRPGGIVAVATEYCLSGPPHHEAFQPDEVRAILDRPRLRLVQPVDERVHARYDVVPVDLWQNRYQTPHMAVKDRDTVFTSVMAFLEKV; encoded by the coding sequence ATGCCTGCCGACGGGTTTCTGAAGCGCCTGCTGGGGCCGCGTGCGGCGACGGCGCCGCCGGAGAACGCGCCCGAGGTGGTCGGCGCGCTGTTCTGGCTGTTGCTGTCGCGCGCCCCGGGCGAGGCGGAGGCCCGCGAGGCATCGCGGGCGATCGGGTCGGGACAGTCAGCCGAGGTCCTGGTCACTCGACTCATCTCGTCGCCGGAGTTCCGCCTGCTGCACGAGGCGCGGCGCGAAGGCGGCACCGGCGGTCGCGACGAGCGCAGCCTCGAGGCGGGGCTTTCGGGGCTCGGCGATGCCCGCGCGTTCGTCGAGCGGTGTTACCTCGTGGTGCTGGGACGCGAGGCCGACGAAGGCGGGCGCGACTACTACGTCTCGCGTCTGGCCGACGGTGGGGCGCGTGCCGACGTCCTGCGCGCGCTGTTGCGGTCGGACGAGTTCGACGAGCGCTTCACGCGCATCTGCCCGCAGGCCGGCGCCATCCCGCGCGACATCCAGCTCTGCGAGCTGGCCAATCCGGCCAAGTGGGACAACCCCGACTGGATGAAGATCCTGCGGTCGCTCGGCGAGCCGGCCGACAAGATCTCGATGCACCGCAAGACGTACGAGTTCACGCAGATGCTCTTCGGCCTCGAGCGCCTGGGGATGCTGCGGCCCGACGCGACGGTGGTGAGCGTGGGCGCGGGTCACGAGAAGCCGCTCTACTGGCTGGCGAACCGCGTGGCGCGCGTCGTCGCCACGGACATGTACGAGGGCGAGTGGCAATCGAGCGGGGCGATGGAGGGCGATGCCCACGTCATCGCGCGGCCGGAAGACTACGCGCCCTTTCCGTACCCCGCCGAGCGGCTCGTGTTCCTCAAGATGGACGGCCGGCGGCTCGCCTTTCGCGACGGAACGTTCGACATCGCCTACTCGTTGTCGTCGATCGAGCACTTCGGCGGGGTCGAGGCCGCCTGGCAGGCGATGGACGAGATGGCGCGCGTGCTGCGCCCGGGGGGCATCGTGGCCGTCGCGACCGAGTACTGCCTGTCGGGCCCGCCGCACCACGAGGCCTTCCAGCCCGACGAGGTGCGCGCCATCCTCGACCGCCCGCGCCTGCGGCTCGTGCAGCCCGTCGATGAACGCGTGCACGCGCGGTACGACGTCGTGCCGGTCGACCTCTGGCAGAACCGCTACCAGACGCCGCACATGGCCGTGAAGGACCGCGACACCGTGTTCACGTCGGTGATGGCGTTTCTCGAGAAGGTCTGA
- a CDS encoding M14 family metallopeptidase: MPSLPAAARAALVRLASSALCSLALLHGAGQVLAQPVVPAILPPELPWSGRSEALALAPDHPWATPAEQSGLTTTPRYDDTVAWLRRLVDSSPELAMVSIGKSPEGRDLWLVIASKERAFTPEAVRATGKPVLFAQAGIHPGEIDGKDAGMMLLRDMTVVGTKRDLLDLAHVLFVPIFSVDGHERFSAYTRVNQRGPVEGGWRTNARNLNLNRDYTKADTAEMRHMIAALRAWQPDLYLDLHVTDGADYQYDITFGYNTSTYYSPAVGRWLEKVADPAISADLRAMGHRPGTLYQVIDREDPSKGIFSWWAEPRFSNGYGDAIHLPTILLENHSLKPFRQRVLGTYVFLESTIRLLAREAQALREAVASDRALRRDTLTLEWTLLDAAQKTIPMEAVSWEHVDSPITGRRQLLYTGQPVSLTVPYLEMIKPGATAARPPAYLVPPAFTDVIDRLTLHGIAFERFETPRELEVDMYRIVQPKLATTPFEGRVMVNADFAIERRRERFPAGTIRVSTDQPLGTLAMILLEPAGPDSFFRWGFFHEVLQGTEYIEAYIMEPTARRMLDADPALRAEFERRLAEDAAFAGNPGARLRFFYERTPYYDDRTRLYPVAREVAR, from the coding sequence ATGCCGTCGTTGCCCGCCGCCGCCCGTGCCGCCCTCGTCCGCCTCGCCAGCAGCGCCCTGTGCAGCCTCGCCCTGCTGCACGGAGCCGGCCAGGTCCTGGCGCAGCCGGTTGTTCCGGCCATCCTGCCCCCGGAGTTGCCCTGGAGCGGCAGGAGCGAGGCGCTCGCGCTCGCCCCCGATCACCCGTGGGCGACACCCGCGGAGCAGAGCGGCCTGACGACGACACCCCGCTACGACGACACCGTGGCGTGGCTGCGCCGACTGGTCGACTCGAGCCCGGAGCTCGCCATGGTGTCGATCGGCAAGAGCCCGGAGGGCCGCGACCTCTGGCTCGTCATCGCCTCGAAGGAACGGGCCTTCACCCCCGAGGCCGTGCGGGCCACCGGCAAGCCGGTGCTCTTCGCCCAGGCCGGCATCCATCCCGGCGAGATCGACGGCAAGGACGCCGGCATGATGCTCCTGCGCGACATGACCGTGGTCGGCACGAAGCGCGACCTGCTCGACCTCGCGCACGTGCTCTTCGTGCCGATCTTCAGCGTCGATGGCCACGAGCGCTTCTCGGCCTACACGCGCGTCAACCAGCGGGGTCCGGTCGAAGGGGGCTGGCGCACCAACGCGAGGAACCTGAACCTCAACCGCGACTACACCAAGGCCGACACCGCCGAGATGCGGCACATGATCGCGGCGCTCCGCGCGTGGCAGCCCGATCTGTACCTCGACCTGCACGTGACCGACGGCGCCGACTACCAATACGACATCACCTTCGGCTACAACACGTCGACGTACTACTCGCCGGCCGTCGGCCGGTGGCTCGAGAAGGTCGCCGACCCGGCGATCTCCGCCGACCTGCGGGCGATGGGCCATCGTCCCGGCACTCTCTACCAGGTCATCGACCGCGAGGATCCGTCGAAGGGCATCTTCAGCTGGTGGGCGGAGCCGCGCTTCTCGAACGGCTACGGCGATGCGATTCACCTGCCGACGATCCTGCTCGAGAACCACTCGCTCAAGCCGTTCCGGCAGCGCGTGCTCGGTACGTACGTGTTCCTCGAGAGCACGATCCGGCTGCTCGCCCGCGAGGCGCAGGCACTGCGCGAGGCCGTCGCCAGCGACCGCGCCCTGCGGCGCGACACGCTGACGCTGGAGTGGACGTTGCTCGACGCCGCGCAGAAGACGATCCCGATGGAGGCCGTGAGCTGGGAGCACGTCGACTCGCCCATCACGGGGCGGAGGCAGCTCCTGTACACGGGGCAACCAGTGTCGCTCACCGTGCCGTATCTCGAGATGATCAAGCCCGGCGCGACCGCCGCCCGGCCCCCGGCCTACCTCGTGCCCCCCGCGTTCACCGACGTCATCGACCGCCTCACGCTGCACGGCATCGCGTTCGAGCGGTTCGAGACGCCGCGCGAGCTCGAGGTCGACATGTACCGGATCGTCCAGCCGAAGCTGGCGACCACGCCGTTCGAGGGGCGGGTGATGGTGAATGCCGACTTCGCGATCGAACGGCGGCGCGAGCGCTTCCCCGCCGGCACCATCCGGGTGTCGACCGACCAGCCGCTCGGCACGCTCGCGATGATCCTGCTCGAGCCGGCAGGACCCGACTCGTTCTTCCGGTGGGGCTTCTTCCACGAGGTCCTGCAGGGCACCGAGTACATCGAGGCCTACATCATGGAACCGACGGCGCGGCGCATGCTCGACGCCGATCCGGCGCTGCGCGCCGAGTTCGAGCGTCGTCTTGCCGAGGACGCGGCGTTTGCCGGCAACCCCGGCGCGCGGCTGCGGTTCTTCTACGAGCGCACGCCGTACTACGACGACCGCACCCGGCTCTACCCGGTGGCGCGCGAGGTGGCGCGGTAG